In Paenibacillus guangzhouensis, a single window of DNA contains:
- a CDS encoding lactonase family protein — MMQNRAVFVGSYAPKEEEGIHLFQFDQAEGRLKRVGGAAGVANPSFLTVDAPRGRVYAVSETGEGAVVSLRYDLEKGTLEEVNRQSTQGADPCYVVVDASGDYLLLVNYSSGSICVYPLTSEGEIGAMSDQVQHTGHGVRADRQEAPHPHSIKQIPGTPYFLVADLGLDQVVTYELTSEGKLIERSIAHLAPGSGPRHLDFHPEAPYVYVIYELTSEVEVFEIDRSTGGLAAVQKLSTLAPDFQGESYCAEISVSGSGKIVFGSNRGEDSLAMFHVQEPNELRYVGHVSTEGNFPRHFTLVPDAPYILAANQNSDSIIVIRLNAEGMPEATVDRIEVVKPVCLQVL, encoded by the coding sequence ATGATGCAGAACAGAGCAGTTTTTGTTGGGTCTTATGCACCAAAGGAAGAAGAGGGCATTCATTTATTTCAATTCGATCAAGCTGAGGGACGTCTGAAGCGGGTAGGCGGCGCAGCTGGTGTAGCGAATCCATCGTTTCTGACCGTCGATGCTCCTCGCGGCCGCGTATATGCTGTGAGTGAGACGGGGGAAGGGGCCGTTGTGTCCTTGCGTTATGATCTTGAGAAGGGCACGCTGGAGGAAGTGAACCGACAATCTACCCAAGGTGCAGATCCTTGCTACGTCGTGGTAGATGCATCGGGCGACTATCTGTTGCTTGTGAACTATTCCTCAGGCAGCATTTGTGTCTATCCGCTCACCTCAGAGGGTGAGATTGGTGCGATGTCGGATCAAGTGCAGCATACGGGACACGGTGTTCGTGCAGACCGTCAGGAAGCGCCTCACCCGCACTCCATTAAGCAGATTCCGGGAACGCCGTATTTCCTCGTCGCTGATCTTGGTCTGGATCAAGTCGTGACCTACGAACTCACCTCAGAGGGGAAATTGATTGAACGTTCGATTGCCCATCTGGCCCCAGGCTCTGGACCGCGCCACTTGGATTTCCATCCCGAAGCACCTTATGTCTATGTAATCTATGAATTGACTTCCGAAGTAGAAGTGTTCGAAATCGATCGTTCGACTGGTGGATTAGCGGCGGTACAGAAGCTGTCGACGCTGGCACCAGACTTCCAAGGGGAGAGCTACTGCGCTGAGATTTCCGTCTCCGGTTCGGGTAAGATCGTATTCGGTTCGAACCGTGGGGAAGATAGTCTTGCGATGTTCCACGTTCAAGAACCGAACGAGCTGCGATACGTAGGCCATGTATCAACAGAAGGGAATTTCCCGCGCCACTTTACGCTGGTGCCAGATGCGCCATATATCCTAGCCGCGAATCAGAATTCGGATTCGATCATCGTGATCCGGTTGAATGCGGAAGGGATGCCTGAGGCAACGGTGGACCGTATTGAAGTGGTTAAGCCGGTTTGTCTGCAGGTCCTTTAA